Part of the Natronolimnobius sp. AArcel1 genome is shown below.
AGCGGATTCGCGAGACCATCAGGTAACAGAACGCCGCAGTGATTGCAAGGATCAGCCACGGATCGGCGACGCCAGCCAGAATCGCTGCGCCGAGAATCGTGGCGGCGAGCGTCGTCTGGACACCCTCGGTATAGTTCCCAGAGATGTCGTAGGCGGTGTACATACCGAGACGGACAACGGCAGCCGCGACGAACAGCGAACAGACGACAGCGACGAGTACGAGTTCGAGTGTGACGGTCTCGAGGGTGATCGTCAACCCGTCAGTAACGACGATAAAGGCGAGGACCGCGGGGGCGACAGCGAAGGAGGCCACGTCAGCGAGCGAATCGAGGTACGGGCCAGCCTCGGTGCCGCCGTACCGACGGGCGAGGAGCCCATCGAGACCGTCGGCAACGGCAGCCAGCAAGATGAGTCGAGCGGCGAGTTCGATATCAACGAGGGCGACGACGACGGCGACAAATCCGAGCGCAGCGTTGGCGACGGTCACTGCGTCGGCAATGCCAAGCCGGCCGACGAACCGCGGGAGCATATGCGCGGAATCGACGGGCCGGTACCTTACGTGTTTTTGTTTTAGCATGCCTGGCGGTGGTCGTTCGATGAGTCCAAGCGTGCGGGAACGAACCGGGGTCGTTATATCTCCTGCAGGCCGAGTGTCTGATATGAACCGGCGCGTCTATCTCGCCGCCGCTGGAACCTCCGTTGCTGCCAGTCTTGCAGGGTGTACGTCCGCATTGAATCTCTTTGATGACTCATCGTCAACCCCCTGTAGCGACGACGACTGTGATATCGGCATGAGTCGGAACTCGTTTCTCCCAGAGGAGTACGAGGCCACAGTCGGCGACACCGTCGTCTGGATGAACACGAGCGGTGCCGACCACACCGTCACCGCACTCGAGGACGGCATTCCCGACGACGCGGAGTACTTTGCAAGCGGCGGCTACGACGATGAAGAAACCGCTCGAGCAGACTGGCACGACTCGATGGGCGGTCGAATTGGGCCAAGACAGACGTTCGAGCACACGTTCGAGATTCCGGGGCGATACGTCTATATCTGTGAGCCACACTTCGAACCCGGGTCGATGTCCGGTGTCGTTATTGTCTCTGAGTAAGAGAGTGCGGTTTTAGACTCGCGTACGAAAGCCGCCAGTTCTTGCCGATGACGCTCCGACATACTGTACGATGATTTGACTGACGGTCGCGAAAAAGGCAGCAACGTACGGCTACAAACGATACGGCATTCCCGGCGCAGTCGCCTCCGGTGCGGTTGCACTGGGCGTCTATATTGGCGTTCGGCGTGTCCTCCGGTCCGCAACGGACAACGCAGACGCGGAGGTCGACGCCGAGACGCTTACGCAAGCGGTCGATGAAGGCAGTCTCGAGGACGTCCCCGGTGTCGGCTCCGAGCACGGGAACCAGTGAGTTACGCAGTAAATCGGTGGACCGCGATGTGAGCCGCGTTATTCGCCGCGAAGTTCGTCCATGTGGTCGATCCGTTGCTGGACGAGGTCGGGTTTGCCGATGTCGTGGCGCATGTGCAGTCCCTCCTCGCCAGCGACTGCGAGGGCGTCCTCGGCGATCGCTTCGGCCTCCGTAATCGAATCCGCGAGCCCGACGAGTGCGAACGATCTCGAGGTCGTCGTGTAGATGCCGTCGTCGCGTTCGTCCACGCTGGCGTAGTACAGCAGTGCGTCGCCCGCACTCTCTTCGTCTACCTTCACTTTTGCCCCGGCGTCGGGATCCGTCGGATACCCGTCCGGCACAGCGTACTTACAGACCGTTGCCTGATCCGCAAACTCGAGGGCAGGCACCGACTCGCCGTTGCGGGCGGCCACGAGTACGTCGAGGAAGTCCGTCTCGAGGACCGGCAGCGTGTTCATCGCCTCAGGGTCGCCAAAGCGGGCGTTGAACTCGATGACTTTCGGCCCCTCGCTGGTCAGCATGTACTGGCCGTAGAGAATGCCACGATAGTCTGCGAGTTCGTCGACGGTCGCCTCGATGATCGAGACGGCCTCGTCGTAGTCGTCGTCGGTCATAAACGGCAGCGCCGTTGCGGCGTCGGAGTAGCTCCCCATCCCGCCGGTGTTTGGTCCCTCGTCACCCTCGTAGGCGCGTTTGTGATCCTGGACGGCAGGCGCAGTCTCGAACGAGCCGTTGGCGACGAACGCCTGCACGGTGAACTCCTCGCCGATGAGTCGTTCCTCGAGCACGATCCGGTCGTAGTCGGAGTCACGAATGTACTCCTTGCCCTCCTCGGGCGTGACCTGCTCGCCGATGACTTTGACCCCCTTCCCGCCCGTGAGCCCAGCGGGCTTGATTACAAGGTCGCCGTCGTACTCGTCGATAAAGTCACACGCCGCCTCCGAGTCGTCGAACGTCTCGAAATCCGGACAGCCCGGAATGTCGTGTTCCGCCATAAACCGGCGCTGGAACGCCTTGTCCGTCTCGATGCGGGCATCGGCCTCTTTCGGGCCGAACGGGTAGACGCCTGCGTTCTCGAGTTCGTCTGCAACACCGGCCTCGAGCGGTGCTTCCGGGCCGATAACGGCAATCGTCGCGTTGACTTCCTCAGCGTACTCGACGACGGCCTTCGGGTTCGTCGTCTCGAGCGTCTCGAAGTCCTTCGCAATCTGTGCGATGCCGGGATTGCGGTTCCCGGCGCAGGCGTAGAGGTCTGCCTCGCTATCCTCGAGCGCGCGGGCGATTGCGTGTTCACGGCCGCCGCCACCGATCAGGAGCACGTTCTCTCGCATGGTCGACAACGGAACGCACGAACCTGTAAGCGTTGCTCTTTCCTCGAGTGAAAGTATGCACGGGTGTGTCTACTGTCGTTGTCCTTGGAGATCTTCTCTCGCTAGCGCGAGCCCTTGTTTCGGCTGGGACGTGAACACTGATCGTGTAGCTACGACTAAGAACCGCGAGGGCTATCCGCTGAGATCATTGAGGCGTGCTGGGTGACGCAGTCAACCAGTAAGGACTGTTGGAGTGTTCAGAAGAGATATGACTATTCGAAAACCAGTTTCTGCTAATGCTCGAGTGGTTTGGCGGTGTGTCGAACGTCATCAGCCTCGCAATCCCGCTGTTCGGTCTGGCTCTGCTCGTAGCGCTCTCGAAGATCACCGAGACGAACCGTAGTCAACAGTACATCATCCCCGCGTTTTGCTGTTGGGCTGGGTTCCACCTCGTGATTGCCCTTCGAGAGGGAACGCTCGTCGCTGTTCCTCGCCTCGTTGGAGCCAGTCTTGCAACCGTGCTGTTGATTGGGTTTATCGTGTTGTTCTTCCGCGGTCTGTTCGAACTGTGGCAGTTACGAGACACAGTCTCAATGCGGCCCTAACGCATCCGAGTGAACGACTCAAGCGTAAAATAGCGGTGGCCGCCGGTCGCCGCCGTATTCTTCGGATGGAACATCCTCGAGCACGTCGTCTCCAGCATCACCGAGCAACTGATCGAGGATGTCCACGGCGGCATCGCGATGGAGCGGCTGGTTGTCGTTCCCGCACTGCTCGTCCATCACGCAGGCGGGACAGCCATCGACGCGGCCGCAGTCGCAGTCCGCAATGTGCTCGCGTGCTCGCCGCGCGACCGCCTCGAAGTTCTCGTAGATCGCTCGCGCAAAGCCGAGGCCGCCGTCGATGCCGTCGTAGATGAACCAGCCGCTGGCTGGCTCGTGCTTGAGTCCCATCGCAATTTCTCGGACGGTTGCCTCGGCGGCGGCGATGTTCTTCGGGGCGGCGGTGTCGTCTGCTGCATTCTCGTTCATATCCGCGTCCGCTTCGACACTGTCCTGTGCGAGATGCGAGTCGATTGAGAGCGTCGCCAGCCCCCCGAGGTCGCGCTTGTCGACCATCAACTCGAGCGGGGCGACACCAATCGTCGCGTGTTCGGCGGCGTGAAGCCCGCCCGCGTAGCCGAGGTGGGCCGTCTCCGCGAACTCACCGTCCATCTCTGGGACTGAAAAGTCGCGGTATTTCTCGACCAACGCGTCCTCGATAGATTGGGGTACCTCGAGCCAGCAGAGGTGGGTGTCGATGGACAGCGGCGGGTTCTCCGTGGGGATTGCCTGTGCTTTCTTTTTGCCGCCGTGGACAGCCACCTTGTCGTAGGTGCCGTGATAGACCAGTACCCGACCGCGACCGAAATGCAGCGTAAAGTCGCCGATGTCGCGGGATTTCTCCGAAACCGCATCGAGTACGGTCACGTCGGTTTGCGTGCGCGTGTAGTAGTCCACGTCGGTCGGTTGCAGCGTTACCGACGGTCGGGGTGCGTCGTGATCGACAGCGGTCACTTCGTACTGCCTCCCCTGATGCAATCGGACTGCTCCCTCGTGAAAATCCCGCAAGACCCGCTCTTCTGCGAGCGGTTCCATCTCGGGATCGTGGCGTTCATCAACGCCGTCGGCGAGTTGTACTTCGTACTCCTCGCCCGTCGTCGCGTACAGCGAGACGGACCCCTGCGGACGCGGCGGCCCGACGTAAGAGACACCCGTCTCGAGTGCGCCCTGTACCTGCCCGGCGCGTCGCCACATCTCGACGGCGCGCTCGAGTCGCTCGCGCTCGGCGAACGCGCCGGCATCGGATTCATCGAGTGCGAGTTCGTCCGCTGCACACCGCAGGTGGGTGGCGAAGACGGCGTCGTTGTCGATATCGACCACCGCGTCCTCGACGTCGTTCTCGAGTAAGTAGTCGGGGTGGGTGATGACGTACTGATCCAGCGTCCGGTGCTCGGCGACGAGCACGGAGAGCGCACGCTTTTCACCCCGGCCCGCGCGGCCGATCTGCTGCCAGAATGATTGGCGCTGGCCGGGATAGCCCAACTGCACGGTGGCGTCCATCTCGCCGATATTGATGCCTAATTCGAGGGCGTTGGTCGAGGCTACACCGTCCAAAAGTCCGGTCTTGAGCTGGTGTTCGGTGCCGTGGCGCTTCTTTCGTGAGTGGCCTGCGTGATAGGGTTCGATTCCGTTTCTGCGGCCCGGATTCGTGTAGTAGTGATTCTCCTCACGGAACTTCGCGGCGCGTTTGACCGACAGTTCCGCGAGCTTTCTCGAGGGCGTAAACAGCAGCGTCTGGGCGTCCTGATAGGTGAGATGTGAGAGGAGACGCGGCGCTTCGACGGTGGCGGGGACGCGCTCGAGGATGGCGTCTGTGGGGTCTCCCTCTAACCCTTCGCCGGGGTCGTCTTCGCGCGCCTGTGGCGGCGGGTTCCAGAGTACCAGATCCCGCGGCCCTGTCGGTGAGCCGTCCTCGTCGACGACGGTGACGCACTCGTCGATCAACGTCTCGGAGTGCTCGCCGGGATTGCCGATGGTCGCGCTCGTCAGCACGTACTGTGGCTCCGCGCCGTAGTACTCGAGCACGCGTTTCAACCGGCGGATGATCCAGGCGACGTGCATCCCGTGGACGCCGGTGTAGGTGTGGGATTCGTCGATCACGAGGAGGTCACAGGCCGAGAGAAAGCGCGCCCAGCGGTCGTGGTCGTGCAGGTAGGTGTTCACGCCCGCGAAGTTCGTGATGATCACGTCAGCTTCCTCGCGAATCCGGCGTCGGTTCTTGCCGCGTTCCGTATCGCCGTCGTACACCGCAACCGTGATCTCGAGGCCGAGGTCGTCGTAGAGGTCGTTGAGTTCGCGCTCCTGATCCCGCGAAAGCGCCTTCGTCGGATAGCAGACGTACGCCGTCGATTCCTCACCTCGAGCGCGCGCCTTGAGGACGTTTCGGGCGATCTGGAGCGCGTAGATTCGGGTCTTCCCCGACGATGTGCTCGTCGCGACGCAGACATTCTCCTCGCGCGCGAGCGCAGAGAGCGCGTCAGCCTGATGCGAGTAGAGGTCGTACTCGAGTGGAGCCGCGAGTTCAGATCGCAGGATCTCTTCGTTCGGGACTGTTTCGGCGTCTCGACCGGGTAACTCGAGGGTCGCGATATCGTCCTCTGCACGGTAGCCGGGGAAGGTATCGACCAGTTCGTCGCCGGTGATCGCTACGTCCGCTGTGTCGGTGTCGCGGTGCTCGCTCATCTAAAAATCACTCAGTCCGGTTTGCTCGCTGGCAGTCTCATCGCGCGTCTTTCGTGCACTGCTGGCCTCGTTCCGTTTCGAGTCCGTCGCTGTACTCGAGCCCCACTCCGTCGTCGACCTCGAGTCTCTGGCCTCGCTATGCGGTGCCTCCCGCAGTTGCTCGTAGACGTGCCACAGCGCCCGGCAGTCGTCCTCGCAGTAGGCTTCGTGGCGCTCCCACTCGAGTGGCGTGCCCGTGCGCATGAATCGCTGGTACGCCGCCGCAGTCTGTGCGCCGTCGAGACCCGTTGCGGCGTCCTCGTAGCCCACCGCGGACGCGACGGCCTCGAGTTTGTTGGTCCGACCGGGGAGCATTGCGTTCTCGTCGCGAATGGCCCAGAGATACAGATCAAACTTGGGAATTGACTCCCACTCCTCGGCGTAGTAGGGGACGTGTGTGGCGATGAACGCGCCCAGATGTCGATAGTCGAAGCGCCAGCCGTTCCACGTCAGCAGCGCGCGATTCGGGTGAACGCCGAGCAGCCAGTCACAAAAGGCCTCGAGCACGGACGCCGAATCGCTCGGATCGTCGCGTTCGACGAACGCACGATACTCGTCGCTTGCGGGGTCGTAGACGCCGATCTGCCAGATGATCGTCGGCGAGAGCCCGTCGGTCTCGATATCGATGCAAAGTGGGGGCGTCGACCAATCCTCGCCCGGCAGCGACTCGTCGGTGAGTCTGCGTGGCTCGCCCGTCTCGAGGACTGCCGCGTGCTGGTGCATCGTCTGTGCACGCTCGCGACCAACGCCGGGGAGAGCTGCCAGCTGCTCAGTCGGCATCTCGAGCAACTCCGCTCGTGCGGTCACACCGTGCTCGGCGAGTCGGGTCGCTGTTTTCGGGCCGATTCCGGACACCGCCTCGAGGCCGAAGTCCGTCGCCGAATACGTCTCGATGGTCGCGACGCCCTCAGCCTCGAGTTCGAGCAGTGCGAGTGAGGCCGCGTTGCCGTAGCCTTCGACCGGACCGACGCCCTGTACGCGGACGGAAACACAGTCGTCTCCGGCGGGTTCGCAGGCGAGCCCGGGGTCGTGGTCGACGCGCTGAACTGCGCCTGTCTCGGCCTCGAGATGCCACAACTCGTCGTAGCCCGCGGATTCGGCTCCCGTCAGGACGGTCGTCACGCAGCCGGACGGAAGCGCTGCAGCGAGGGTGTCGGCGTGCTCGAGCGTGGTCTCGAGTTCGGTCGGGCGTGTCTCCGTCGCGATATCGTCACAGAGGAGTGCGAGTGGCTTCGTGGATTGCAGCGTCCTCGAGACAGATTCTGGCTGCGCGGACATTGCTCTCGCTCCGTGCGCTATCGCAATTTCTCTATCGCCGACTGTCTGAAGACCGACGCCCTCTGTGGCGGTCTCGAGCGGCGGGTGAAACGCCGGTGCGTCGAACGAACTGCGCGCACGCGCGAACGACTGTGGCTCACGCGAGGGACCAAGCACCCAGACGGCGTCGGGCTCGAGCGTCGCGTCGATATCCGCAAGCGTCGCCACCGGCCGGTCACGGAGTGCAGCCGGTGGCACGGCAAGGAGGTGGGAGCCGTCTCGAGCGGTCATCGGTTACTGGTCGGGAGGCGCGGGGGGACAAAGAGGGTTTGGACGGTGCGGTGGAAGTGAAGTGCTCGAGTCGTCCGAACCCACTATGTAGGGTCGCTTCAAATGAGGCGATAATGCAACAGTACCTCGAGTTAGTCGACGCGGCGCTGTCGGAGGGGGCGTACAAGCCCAACCGAACCGGCGTCGATACGATTTCGTCGTTCAGCGAGCACTACGAGATTGACCTGCAAAAGGGGTATCCGCTGCTCACGACGAAGAAACTGGATGGCTTTCGCTGGAACTCGATGATCCACGAGATGTGCTGGTATCTCTCCGGCGACGAGCACATCCGCGACCTGCGCGAGGAGACCAAAATTTGGAACGCCTGGGCGGACGACGAAGGACATCTCGATACCGCCTACGGTCGCTTCTGGCGACGCTATCCCGTTCCCGAAGAGCCGGCACAACTCCCGGGCGAGTCCTGGCCCGACGCCGACCAGCAGTGGGTCACCGAGGAAGCTGATGGTCGACGGACGTTCGACCAACTGCAGTACGTCATCGACACGCTCTCGGATTCGCCGACCTCGAGGCGGCTCGTCGTCAACGCCTGGCACCCTGCAAACGCCACCATTTCGACGCTGCCGCCCTGCCACTACTCGTTCGTGTTCAACGTCCAGGGTGACCGGCTGAACTGCCACCTCACGCAGCGCTCGGGCGATATCGCACTTGGTATCCCGTTCAATATCGCGGCGTACTCGCTCCTGACGAAACTCATCGCCCAGCAGACCGGCTTCGAACCCGGCACGTTCGCCCACACCGTCGT
Proteins encoded:
- a CDS encoding protein sorting system archaetidylserine synthase (This PssA-like phosphatidyltransferase, along with a PssD-like decarboxylase, is required in Haloarchaea for the archaeosortase ArtA to replace the PGF-CTERM sorting signal with a C-terminal lipid anchor.) produces the protein MLPRFVGRLGIADAVTVANAALGFVAVVVALVDIELAARLILLAAVADGLDGLLARRYGGTEAGPYLDSLADVASFAVAPAVLAFIVVTDGLTITLETVTLELVLVAVVCSLFVAAAVVRLGMYTAYDISGNYTEGVQTTLAATILGAAILAGVADPWLILAITAAFCYLMVSRIRYPDLLARDAGIMGVVHVLAILIPNFAGRTFPYALLTLGIAYMALSPWFYWRDAEETRTAETDAHGNA
- a CDS encoding plastocyanin/azurin family copper-binding protein, whose amino-acid sequence is MNRRVYLAAAGTSVAASLAGCTSALNLFDDSSSTPCSDDDCDIGMSRNSFLPEEYEATVGDTVVWMNTSGADHTVTALEDGIPDDAEYFASGGYDDEETARADWHDSMGGRIGPRQTFEHTFEIPGRYVYICEPHFEPGSMSGVVIVSE
- the purD gene encoding phosphoribosylamine--glycine ligase produces the protein MRENVLLIGGGGREHAIARALEDSEADLYACAGNRNPGIAQIAKDFETLETTNPKAVVEYAEEVNATIAVIGPEAPLEAGVADELENAGVYPFGPKEADARIETDKAFQRRFMAEHDIPGCPDFETFDDSEAACDFIDEYDGDLVIKPAGLTGGKGVKVIGEQVTPEEGKEYIRDSDYDRIVLEERLIGEEFTVQAFVANGSFETAPAVQDHKRAYEGDEGPNTGGMGSYSDAATALPFMTDDDYDEAVSIIEATVDELADYRGILYGQYMLTSEGPKVIEFNARFGDPEAMNTLPVLETDFLDVLVAARNGESVPALEFADQATVCKYAVPDGYPTDPDAGAKVKVDEESAGDALLYYASVDERDDGIYTTTSRSFALVGLADSITEAEAIAEDALAVAGEEGLHMRHDIGKPDLVQQRIDHMDELRGE
- a CDS encoding DEAD/DEAH box helicase; translated protein: MSEHRDTDTADVAITGDELVDTFPGYRAEDDIATLELPGRDAETVPNEEILRSELAAPLEYDLYSHQADALSALAREENVCVATSTSSGKTRIYALQIARNVLKARARGEESTAYVCYPTKALSRDQERELNDLYDDLGLEITVAVYDGDTERGKNRRRIREEADVIITNFAGVNTYLHDHDRWARFLSACDLLVIDESHTYTGVHGMHVAWIIRRLKRVLEYYGAEPQYVLTSATIGNPGEHSETLIDECVTVVDEDGSPTGPRDLVLWNPPPQAREDDPGEGLEGDPTDAILERVPATVEAPRLLSHLTYQDAQTLLFTPSRKLAELSVKRAAKFREENHYYTNPGRRNGIEPYHAGHSRKKRHGTEHQLKTGLLDGVASTNALELGINIGEMDATVQLGYPGQRQSFWQQIGRAGRGEKRALSVLVAEHRTLDQYVITHPDYLLENDVEDAVVDIDNDAVFATHLRCAADELALDESDAGAFAERERLERAVEMWRRAGQVQGALETGVSYVGPPRPQGSVSLYATTGEEYEVQLADGVDERHDPEMEPLAEERVLRDFHEGAVRLHQGRQYEVTAVDHDAPRPSVTLQPTDVDYYTRTQTDVTVLDAVSEKSRDIGDFTLHFGRGRVLVYHGTYDKVAVHGGKKKAQAIPTENPPLSIDTHLCWLEVPQSIEDALVEKYRDFSVPEMDGEFAETAHLGYAGGLHAAEHATIGVAPLELMVDKRDLGGLATLSIDSHLAQDSVEADADMNENAADDTAAPKNIAAAEATVREIAMGLKHEPASGWFIYDGIDGGLGFARAIYENFEAVARRAREHIADCDCGRVDGCPACVMDEQCGNDNQPLHRDAAVDILDQLLGDAGDDVLEDVPSEEYGGDRRPPLFYA
- a CDS encoding ribonuclease H-like domain-containing protein, producing MTARDGSHLLAVPPAALRDRPVATLADIDATLEPDAVWVLGPSREPQSFARARSSFDAPAFHPPLETATEGVGLQTVGDREIAIAHGARAMSAQPESVSRTLQSTKPLALLCDDIATETRPTELETTLEHADTLAAALPSGCVTTVLTGAESAGYDELWHLEAETGAVQRVDHDPGLACEPAGDDCVSVRVQGVGPVEGYGNAASLALLELEAEGVATIETYSATDFGLEAVSGIGPKTATRLAEHGVTARAELLEMPTEQLAALPGVGRERAQTMHQHAAVLETGEPRRLTDESLPGEDWSTPPLCIDIETDGLSPTIIWQIGVYDPASDEYRAFVERDDPSDSASVLEAFCDWLLGVHPNRALLTWNGWRFDYRHLGAFIATHVPYYAEEWESIPKFDLYLWAIRDENAMLPGRTNKLEAVASAVGYEDAATGLDGAQTAAAYQRFMRTGTPLEWERHEAYCEDDCRALWHVYEQLREAPHSEARDSRSTTEWGSSTATDSKRNEASSARKTRDETASEQTGLSDF
- the thyA gene encoding thymidylate synthase, encoding MQQYLELVDAALSEGAYKPNRTGVDTISSFSEHYEIDLQKGYPLLTTKKLDGFRWNSMIHEMCWYLSGDEHIRDLREETKIWNAWADDEGHLDTAYGRFWRRYPVPEEPAQLPGESWPDADQQWVTEEADGRRTFDQLQYVIDTLSDSPTSRRLVVNAWHPANATISTLPPCHYSFVFNVQGDRLNCHLTQRSGDIALGIPFNIAAYSLLTKLIAQQTGFEPGTFAHTVVDAHVYCGRGARGEWYADNLEALQTRLADVDDREEYLIVKEWLESEAPAEAEGDERKDHVPGLLKQLSREPLERPTLEIADVSIDELTAEDVEIKDYESHDGITFGVAE